The DNA region GCAGGAAACTAaggtttaattaaatcaacgGTGAATTCATTATCTCCTACTCGCTCAACCTTGTAAATGCCACCCTTGATTGACTCTAGAGCCGGAAGATGGATCCTCTCCTCGCTAAACACATCGACGATATAGAGATCCGATCGAGATTCATCTAACACCAGGAACCACTTACCCGAGTTTGCTAGGAATCGATACCCTGAAAAGTCACTCTTCGTCTCGTAAACCTTGTCTTCGTCAGGGTTGTACACACGACAACCGCCCTCTTCTGGAGACAGCAACAGCAATGGAGGAGAACCGCTTTTTGGATCAAAAACCAAAGCCGGACGCGGGACCTTAATGCACTCGTTATACTTGGGACTCCCGCTTCGTTTTGAATTACCAACTCCGGCGCCTGCTGGTCGATCTACTCCCTCCTCCTCCATTATCAGAACGGGGATGATCTCGTCGGACGAGATGGAAGCTTCAAAGTTATGCAAATGTTTTTATCTCTCTTATGTTTATACAAAGTTAGGGCTCTCTCGAGGGCTACCAAGCCCAATATAACATTATCATAGACCTGTAAACTATTATGgttcttttaacaaaaacaaaaaaaaaacaaaaaaaaactattatggttttgcttttattttccCTGACCGTTCTTTCATTAGCATGGTAATATAATATGTTGCATCTTTTCgtacatttttgtaaaatatttttattttatttgagaagTTGTTAAAAATNCTTTagctttataatattttttgggaATTTAGGCTGCATAATCAAGAAAACt from Camelina sativa cultivar DH55 chromosome 3, Cs, whole genome shotgun sequence includes:
- the LOC104777113 gene encoding probable F-box protein At5g25300 codes for the protein MEEEGVDRPAGAGVGNSKRSGSPKYNECIKVPRPALVFDPKSGSPPLLLLSPEEGGCRVYNPDEDKVYETKSDFSGYRFLANSGKWFLVLDESRSDLYIVDVFSEERIHLPALESIKGGIYKVERVGDNEFTVDLIKP